The Oncorhynchus tshawytscha isolate Ot180627B linkage group LG16, Otsh_v2.0, whole genome shotgun sequence nucleotide sequence gttTTGCTTGACAATGAGTGACAGGAAGTtagcatgatagcacaaacagattgGCACTCAGACGGTCTCCATTGCCCTTTAGTGCAATAACCCTGttcaaaaacacaaaacacaattcAAAAGATCTAACCAGCAGAGCTAAATTAAACAAAACAATCCGCTAACTTGGAAATACCACACAAGCTTATCGCTTTTACACACTCTAGAAATTCCAAACTCCGAAACCAAATTTCAAGTAATTTCATCAGCTTAATTATAAAGTCTATGACAAGAGGCTGTGCTTTGGAATGTAAACGCCATTACGAAGATACCCAACACAATAGGACAGTGAGTGAGTTAATGACGTTTTAGTCATGCCGACCTGGTTAATACTGCAGTGGCTGTCATTAAAGAGCCCTTTAGCAAGCCATTACGGAGTTATTAAGTCCAAGTTGGGCCTCCGGAGAGAGGTCCTTACACTGTGCTAGTGTGCTGTGTACTTGGCAAGACTATGCGCTTAGTATTACATTTTTAACAATCATGTCAACAACGTGGTACTGCGACATGATAGTTGGATACACCAGCTAATCATGCTCTAGAATTTGCAGTCCCCCCCCCAATAATTAAAGGGCAGTAAAATGTTCGAtccaaaagaagaaaaaaaacctgcCTTTTTATGGACTTTAGAATCATATATTACTACTCTTATGTTTAATCTTGTACTAGTATAAATGCTTAGTAAATCAGTGGGAAACACCCAAACGGAGTGTATTAACTTATGATAGTACCTGCTGACAGTAACTCTCCCTTATTAAAAAGCAGAAAATAAATCAGAGATACAAACAATAGCCCTATGTACCATTTTTGAGGTGCAAACAAATTGTCTTAGGCACATCCCTCGACTAGTCCTGTCCCAGATATAAATAGCAGGAAGCAAATCTCCCTTCTTGCGCAATAAAATATCAGCCACTTTATACATTTCTACTGTGCCAAGTCCCTGAAATCATAGGACCCACACCAAAGGACACTTAAAAATGTGAGCGAACGCTCAAGGACTAGCACAGCAGGATACGTAGTCATAATTCAGTAGTAACACCGGTAACTGTGCTCAAGCAAAAGGATAACTAATTCCCTCCTAAAGTCAAGATTGTTGCAGCTTCAACAGGATGTAAATTAGTCATGCCTTGAATTTCAGCAAAATGCACAACAGCTAAATATAATTTACTGAAGAGCTGGTGTTTGTTGCATTTATGAAGGCAAGTGATCAAACTTAATGATCCTGAAGTCAAAACAAATGCTTGGACTGAAATTATTGGAAATATTCCCTGGTTCAAGTCGCCTGGCTCCTAGCATCTTGGTCCCTCGCTGCTGGACTCTTGGCCTCACCACTGGCTGGTGGTGATTTTagtggtgagggagggaaggTTACTGCCACAGTCGGCGTGGGGGCTGGTGAACCGTGGAGTTTGAACCACAGTCAATGTAGCGATAGGCTTCCAGGGTATTCTGGGCCGTGCGCATCATGTAGGAGGTTTTCACAGATGTCCTGGGAACGAAGAACACAGTTATGATTAAAAACTTTGAAATATAAGACAAAATGGCAAGAGGTAGAGATGGAAGTGATACGGTTTCACAATTACGAGGTAGGATATACTTACTGCATGATAACCAAGATATTGTGAACCTTGATGCTTGCCATGGTACAGAAGGCACTGGAGGGTGGAAAGAGTGGTTAGAACCTCTTCACAATCACAAATAgaacttcacccctacctacatgtgcaaattacctcaactaacctgtaccaccacacatttactcagtaccccctgtatatagcctcgttattgtgatattttttttctttagtttatatttagtaaatattttattaactcttttcttcaaactgcattgttggttaattaaaaacttattcgggatcggtgtcccatcCACGGGATGgatgagctaatgtaggctaatgcgattaggatgaggttgtaagtaacaagaacatttcccaggacataaacatatctgatattggcagaaggcttaaattcttgttaatctaactgcactgcccaatttacagtagctattacagtgaaatatacCATGCTAATATTTgaagagtgcacaattttgaacttgaaaagttattaacaAATTACACACATTtgtgcagtcttgatacaacattttgaacagaaatgcaatggttcatagGATCAGTCACACAAAAAagcacatacactgctgcatTCTAGTGGACAAAAtcttggaataatacattatggcctcttgcatttcaaagatgttacaacaaaaatacaaaataatgttttttttcttttaccagatctagtgttatattctccgacatttctttcacatttccacaaacttcaaagtttttcctttcaaatggtaccaagaataagcatcctgaactacaggcagttagatttgggtatgtcattttagggggaattttttttttttttttttttttaaggggtggatccttaagaggtttgaAGGGCTTTGTAAGTAAgatctacaccggttgtatttggcgcatgtcacaaataacatttgatatatTAACAATTACAGAACTTGAAACAAAAACAACTAAATACAGGTCTTTACAGGGCCCTTTAACTTACTAAACATAGGAGGTGCTTCCACTGATCTGAACGCTGACTGTGAAGTTCACctgtagtaaaaaataaaataaaaagtttaaaaaaatagtcAAGACCAAAAGTCAAATGAAATTTTGGCAGGAAACGCAAACAAGACGTATATTTGAAGCAAGTAACGTATACAAGTCAATCATTAAACTACATGTAACATGGAGTGAATGTGTCCCAAGTGATGGTTCACTGCGTCTAAGACTGCAGCAGGCCCTACCTGTGTCTGGCTCAGGGGCTGGATGGTGATGACGTTATCTAGCTGCATGGTGCCTATGACTGTTTTCATATAGAGAACCTGGCAGCTTAGACTATCCACCATCACTGTGAAGAAGTTTGAGTTGGTGAAGTTCAAGGAGCTCTGACAAATAGGACCAGGGAAAATGAACAGTCAGCAGAACACACCATAAACAGCAGGCACAGTCAAATGACCATCTTATCTCCAACTAACAAGAGTACATCTTCACGCGATTTACTGACTTACTGTCATATTTATGAGGACTTTAGTGTTGATGTGATCAAACTGCACGGTGACAGagcgtatcccatcatcctccacCATGACAGAGCGAGGAAAGAGGAAGAAGACCACCAGCGAGGAAGCCAGGAGACATAGCACCGCCGAGAGGACCACATACAGCTTCCTGTCAAACATAGCACTTACCGTTTACTTTGACAATCAATGTTACCCAAAAAACAAACTGTGAACCAACTAAAAATGACAGAATGTGAtggttatgtacagttgaaggtaaagtttacatacaccttagccaaatacatttaaactcagtttcacaatttctgacatttaatcctagtaaaaatcccctgtcttaaggttagttaggatcaccattttattttaagaaagtgaaatgtcagaataatagtggagagaatgacttatttcagatttgatttctttcatcacattcccagtgagtcagaagtttacatagactcaattaatatttggtagcattgccttcaaatggtttaacttgggtcaaacgttttgagtaaccttccacaagcttcccacaataagttgggtgaattgtggcccattcctcctgacagagctggtgtaactgagtcaggtttgtaggcctcctttctcacacaggctttttcagttctgcccacaaatgttctataggattgaggtcagaactttgtgatggccactccaataccttgactttgttgtacttaagccattttgtcacaaccttggaagtgtgcttggggtcattgtccatttggaagacccatttgcaaccaagctttaacttcctgactgatgtcttgcgatgttgcttcaatacatccacatcattttccctcctcatgatgccatctattttgtgaagtgcaccagtccctcctccagCAAAGCCACCTCCAcaacatgctgccacccctgtgcttcacggttgggattcttcgacttgcaagcctccctctttttcctccaaacataacaatggtcattaaggccaaacagttctattgttgtttcaacagaccagaggacatttctccaaaaagtacaatctttgtccccatgtgcagttgcaaattgtAGTGtgccttttttatggcggttttggagcagtggcttcttccttgctgagcggccattcaggttatgtcgatataagactcattttactgtggatatagatactttgtacctgtttcctccagcattttcacaaggtcctttgctgttgttctgagattgatttgcactttttgcaccaaagcatgttcatctctaggagagagaacacgtctccttcctgagcggtacgacggctgcgtggtcccatggtgtttatacttgcgtactatcgtttgtacagatgaacttggtaccttcaggcgtttggaaattgctcccaaggatgaaccagacttgtgaaggtctacaatttgttttctgaggtcttggctgatttccctatgatgtcaagcaaatatgcactgagtttgaaggtaggccttgaaatatatccacaagtacaactccaattgattcaaatgatgtcaattagcctatcagaagattctaaagccatcacatcattttctggaattttccaagctatttaaaggcagtcaacttaagTGTTtgaaaacttttgacccactggaattgtgatgcagtgaaataatctgtctgtaaacaattgttggaaaaactccTTGTGACATGcataaagtaaatgtcctaaccaacttgcccaatctatagtttgttaacaagaaatttgtggagtggttgaaaaatgagttttaatgactccaacctaagtgtatgaaaacttccgacttcaactgtatgtgaccgATCCAGATATAAGCTGGTGAGAAAAATGGGTTCGCTGTAAAACGTACGTTCTCTGGGGCCGAAGTCTCTGGTCGTTGTAGGGAACCAGAGCCACAAGCTCATTGACCTGCTCTGAAAGACAATGACCACAGAAGAGGGACAAGTCAAATGGGAGAACACTGTCATAATGATCCCTACCACATCAGTACAGCAATCAATGCCCAGCAGGACAGGAATCCAGACAGGAAAAGCCTCACCTGAGGGGATGTGGCCAGTGCCTTGGCATGTTGGACAGGTAATACTGTCCCTGCCAGTAAACTCTACATAAGGGAACCGAGCAATGTCCTCCTGTCTGTCCAGTCCATCCAGcgagtcatcatcatcatctcccgTCTGCCACCCTGTCCCAACCTCCGGGACGAGCAGAAGACTGCTGTCGCTTTCGCTTCGGGACCATTGAGTGCCCATGAGCTGGCTGGCAGATAATCAAGCCAGCCTTTTTTCAAAGGACAGACCCTAGGGCACAGCAAAAATAAAAGTTGAGTAAAGGGCAGGACTTATTTAGGCTAATAATCAACGTTTGGCAATTGTATTTAAAATTATTAGCCTACTACAGATgggttgcctcccacaatgtaaACAATGTTCCAGTTGTGTTGCCCTACAGTAGGTCTGGGATTTCCAGACTACACAGACGTTGGCCAGTACGCCAGGCCTCAAAGCACATCATGTCCCAGGCACTACTACTATACCCTGTAGCACAGATATGGCAATCGGAATAAATGGCGTAGGGCGTGGCCTCAATGTCAAACGTGGAAGTATGTGGATAGGCATGAACAATTaccataaaatgtttaaaaacataGCTATGAACACTATCacaatagctagctagccacacaTTGGCTAGTAACGTATTATGTCCAACAACACAACTATCAGTTACTTAGTCGAATCAAAGCACAATAACAACAGCAAGCTTCGTGCCACTGCGGTCGAGAATGTTTGAGCTATCTTGCTAGCGGTAAAGTTACGTAAGGTAagcagctagctaacttagctatcGAGCTGTTAACTAGCAAGcaaagttaactagctagctgtcAACGTTTACCAAGGTGCACAACCTGCACTAAGCTTGCATCTTCAGACATAATAGTTGTCTTACCTGTATATATTTGGTTGACGATATTTCTAAGAACATTCAGGCAAGGCTATCAAGTCATTGATCGTgttgttttgccagcagctcgtgACACTCACTTTGCAGTTCCTTCTTgtgcaggggtgtattcattccgcagATTATGTTGCAAagcgtttcttaaacggaagcaaactgaACTAAACGGGGCGGGagctacctgaatttgtccaatagttTTAGTTACAAAACGGAACTTTTTGAAACTGTGAGGATTAATGTTTACACCCCGGTTGTTGATGGGCTTGCAATCGGTTTAATTCTAGTTGGCGCTTGAAAATCTTCTTAAAGGTACAGTGCAAACCAGGATTTACGCCTACAGTTTTTTATTTTGGAAGAAGTTTGCGAAGTTTCCGTTTTGCACATCCCTACATAAAAATAATATTGAAATAAAGTAATGTACAcaaccggtcaaaggttttagaacacctactcattcaagggtttttctttagtttattaagagtgtgcaaacctgtcaaaggcaaagggtggctatttgaggaatctcaaatatataatatattttaagCTGTTTAAAACTtgtttggttcctacatgattccatatctgttatttcatagttttgatgtcttcactgttattctacaatgtagaaaatagtaaaactaaagaaaaacccttgaatgagtaggtgtgtccaaacttttgactggtactgaatatcACAGGAGgtcggtggcaccttaattgggagaacaggctcgtggtaatggctggagtggaataagtggaatggtatcaaatccaTTCCATTTGTTCCCTTCTGTACGTTATTGTGGGCTGttttcccctcagcagcctcctgtgatgtaTATCCATAGACTAAATGTAGAGAGAACGTGCATGATCCTTGGAAAATAAAGTATATTaaagacaacacatacagtatccaactagtatttactgttttattcagaCATTATAGTTAGAGTCATGTGGTACATCTTCAACATGTGTGTTGCATAAAGGTTTCACCATACTAGGTTTGGTTTCCTTCTTGCAGAACTCAGCTAGGCGAAGTGAACATCTGCGCTCTTATACTCCCTTAAAATATATTAGCTTGAAAAAACGAAGAAAAAGTGGCATTACTGTTTGCCCATCTTGAGACGACATAGCAACAAGTAAACTTCCTCAAAACACTGGGAAGCACAAGGTAAACCTTACTGTTTCAACTGGGAAGCATGCTGTAAAAGCTTACCATGTGCTTCCCAGTCGAAACAGTTTGTGCGAACTGTTTCCACTGTATGCTTTGGCATTTTGTGACATTCTTGTTCATTTTGGTGTTCGGCAGTGTTTTTTTCAGCTGTTGACACACATTTTGTTATCTTCAGGTTTGTCGAAGTTCAGTTGCCAAAGTCTACCCCCCTTCgccggtgattggtcaacagtaggaatCCCTGAATGAAGTGCTTGTtgtctttcaatgacagacaacTAGTTTTCATGCAAATACTGCACCAACATCTTGgttagatgtaaaaaaaaattgccACAAAGATCTCCTAGACAAAAGGTCTAAATTAATTACATATTTCTTGAGTTGTCTTACTTCatactattttgaggaagtgtactgGCTACGGCATCTCAACAGGgacaaacatttacatttttttcttcatttgtcAAACAAAggtattttaagggagtatgcgagcacagaCTTCACCTAGCCGAGTTCTGCTATGAGCAAAACAAACCTGTGTAGCATTATAGTCCACTCCTCTTCATGTGTATGTCATGTTCAGTTCCTGTGTTCTCAGTAAAGGGGCTGTGTCATCACAGAGGAGAAATGTTACTGGAAATGAGTGAAATTAAGAAAAGGTTTTTCAACAGATTTTAGTTTGGTGTGATGAATGCATGGCTGTATTGTTGTTCTTATGGGGAAATCCCCACAAGAATAggaaacaaacacacattttGGGACATTTTGtttgtccccacaaggtcaaatgttttttctagggggtttaaggttaaggttagaattagtgttagggttagaattaggtttttattttattttatttttttatttcacctttatttaaccaggtaggctagttgagaacaagttctcatttgcaactgcgacctggccaagataaagcatagcagtgtgaacagacaacacagagttacacatggagtaaacaattaacaagtcaataacacagtaggaaaaaaaggggagtctatatacattgtgtgcaaaaggcattaggaggtaggcgaataattacaattttgcagattaacactggagtgataaatgatcagatggtcatgtacaggtagagatattggtgtgcaaaagagcagaaaagtaaataaataaaaacagtatggggatgaggtaggtaaaaaagTTAgttgtttagggttaggagctagggctagggttagggttttggattaaggttagggttaggggaaaagtacgggttaggattaggtttagaggttagggaaaatacgattttgaatgggactgaattgtgtgtccaaacaaggttagctgtacaagactgtgtgtgtgtttaggcctACTGCTTCCTCATTCACATCTCCTGACGCATTGAGTCTCATCCACAGCTCTACATTCTCCCTCTgcagaacttttttttttttaaaggtacagAAATGAAGTAGAAAATATTGAATTGTAAAATACACCGTATAAAAACAAGCAGTTGACACAAACTACAAAACTGTTATTAGTTTTAAACCAACTAAGTCTCTTTAATCTAATCTTGTGACTCAGCGCCTCCACAGTCAGATGCAGCCGTTCTCCTCTGAGACTCCTCTCTCTACAAAACGCATCTGCGATAATGAACACCAGCAGGTGATACTGGGGAGAGGAGCAAGGAAATAAAAAAGATAAGAGATCTGCAATCTACAACCCATAGATGCTTTTAGTGATGTGCCCTGAAATCAAGACTGAATTATTTCCCTGTACTCACAAATGTCTAGCTCTGGAACAGGTAACATTGGTACATGTCTGCAGCTGGGTGTTTAAACACAAAGCCAAAGACTTTGGGTGGAGTCGGGAGGACGGCACAGAAGGTCACAGAGGATAGGGGGCATGTGTACAGCATAAACTGGGGAACACAAGACAAAAGAGGGAAGTAAGAATGAGAGTGATAAAAAGCTAAATTAAGATTATTGGAAGAGGGAGGATGGGGCAGTTGTATTACACAACACCATAGAAACACAGAAAATGTAAGGGGCCCAATTACTTCTGTAAACCAAGTGTACATTTCTCCTTTTTAGACTTCATCATAATGAAGCAGTTTCATTTTCCCTTGGAGATTAACCCTAAACTCTCACCTTGGTGTTGAACCCTAGGCTCTGACCTTGGAGTTAAACCCTAGGCTATTCCTTTGGAGTTAAACCCTAGGCTATTCCTTTGGAGTTAAACCCTAGGCTATTCCTTTGGAGTTAAACCCTAGGCTATTCCTTTGGAGTTAAACCCTAGGCTATTCCTTTGGAGTTAAACCCTAGGCTATTCCTTTGGAGTTAAACCCTAGGCTATTCCTTTGGAGTTAAACCCTAGGCTATTCCTTTGGAGTTAAACCCTAGGCTATTCCTTTGGAGTTAAACCCTAAGCTATTCCTTTGGAGTTAAACCCTAGGCTATTCCTTTGGAGTTAAACCCTAGGCTATTCCTTTGGAGTTAAACCCTAGGCTATTCCTTTGGAGTTGGACCCTACGCAACTAAGCATTTAACGTTAGGTAGCGTCGTTTTTTTGGTGCAGTCCTTGATTTCAACGTCCACGGATTTACCGGTCTGaaacaaatctgaaccaatcacagATGTCCAATCCAGCCTATATTTGTCCCAAATATCCCGATTTAgcccaaacatagacgtctagaATTGGTTCAGATTTCTAtgtttcaaaagtttggacagcacagtacagtagagcacagcccgagtacagtacattacaatacacaGTACAGAAAATTAGAGTATAGcacagtagagtccagtacagtacaatgcagtGGAGCACACTagcctacagtaaagaaaagtgTACTATAATGTATCttactttactctactgtactctactgaagtcaactgtactctactgtaatgtattctactgtaatatactctactgtagtaaactgtactctactgtaatgtactactGAAGCAAAACTGTACTCTACTTAATTAACTATTCTGTATGGTACTGTCCATTACTGAATAAAACTGAACTGTCCTGTAGTGTACTCTTGTGTTCTACTGTACAAAACTGTACTGTGAtgttcaaacttgtgaaacatagcctTTAACGTCTATGATTCGTTCAGATTTGGATCTGGTCTGCACCAACCAAATTGTACTTGTTTGGGGGCAGAGCTCATTAATAGCCAGCATGCTTTGCAAGTGTTTGTTTTTAcgtttacattttggtcattcagCAGCCGCTCATATCcagtgacttacagtcagtgcattcaactaaggatAGATAAACGACAACATATCGCAATAATAGCGAGAAAATAAAAATCTCTAACCATTACTCAGAATGTTATTGTAGTTGAAGTGGTCTGTTGGTTTATTATGCATGTTGTACTTTGAACATCATTGCTCCTTGATTTAGGAAAAGCAAGCATAATTGCATGATAGATGGGAGTAATAATGCATATTTTGTTGCAATCTTAATTTGGCTCCTCTTTTCTATTAAAATGTGTGAAAAAAGTACAATTGTGTTGTAATGCGAATGTTTAGCAGCTGAAATTTGACCATAGAATCAAGAACtgaaaaatacttatttacaatgtctGCAAATGACGTTTTTACATCcagaaaacatgtatttttaccttTCATTCAGCAACTAAAATGCACAGGATGTTAATGTCAGGACAATATTACTGAAATGTGTATTTTGTATGCCATTTTGCTTACGGAGTAGGCTCTCACCTTGGTTTGTGCTCCAAAATGTCAATCCTGCTCAAGGACAAAAACGAACACTTTGCTCATCTTCTGCAGCTTTTGTCAGATATCTAATGGAAGGCAAAAGACAGGGCCTTGCTCAACCACTGAATATGAATATTTCAATCAATTTGATCTTTTGAAAAACTGTTCATTGAAACCATGTTAGACACTGATAAAATTGCTTCTTTCATGAGCCTTGAATTTTTTTAATCTATTATCGACAAAACCAAACAATCATACTAACAGTACTTCAATGACACACTAGTCATCTGACATCTGGACAGCTTCATTCAAATTTGCATGCCCTCAGGATGGACCACCTTAACACGCCACAGAAACTTAGACCAAAAAAGCCAGTCAAGAGGCCAAGAACATTCACAAAATCAATCAAGATTTTTTCCCTCCCATCCTCAATAACAGAGTTACTAATATATATGTATTACATTAGGAAAAATATTATGCACGCTGTTTTGAAGTCAGTTGTCATGTATGAAACCTCTAATAGTGTGCACTCTGCTTTCATTATTGTCCGATATCACTCATCTTTGGCAGGGCTGTGCTCCTGGAACAACAAATGTTTAGTGTTTCAGGATGTTACACCACTAAATCAACTGGTTCATGATCCCTAGGTGTAAAGGCCCTGTTACGCAATAATACAACTCTTTGTTAAATTTGGGATCTTAACCCTTTTAAATAACTCCACACTATTTTAGCACTGTTGACGTCAGTTGGCGAGCTTGCTTTGTGTGTAAAGTCTCGGGAGGTAAATGACTAACCAAAATGAACTTCTCACTTAATAGCATTAATCGAATAACCTTCAGTTCAGACGCTATCTGACTGTTTTGCAGGTATTGCTATTGCAGGCACTGACATCTCTCAGATCATCGGagggagaagaaaaaaacatcagGAAAGTGTCATTCAGATTTTGTATCATTACAGCGCACCACTTTATCAATGCCTCGTCTTACAATAGTACATACAGACGTAATTAGAAGCAAATGACCTCAAGGCAAGCAACAATGTAGGAAAAAAATGGGTCCAGATTACATGTGCGATTTATGGTGATATGCAATAAGATAATTAAAATTGAGTTCAGAACATCAAAGCAACCCTATTTCTTAAAGCACCTTATATACAAGATGTCGCAAGTTTGCTTCAAACGAAATTTCACAGAATTCCAGAGTTCAGACTTGATAGACTTTGTTTGGATCTTAGTGACGATAATTGCATGCAGCAGACCCAACATTACCCCCAAGCTGTTTCCCTAACAACGCCAATGGCCTTTCCCTTTTCCAAAGTACTCTGGTTCTACAGTAGGACAGGGCTCTGTGATAATAAGTGACGGGAACTTAAGGATAGGAATAATGATGGTGTCTAAGAATCGTTGACAGACATGTTCTCCACTTGGTTCTGGAGCTGgtctccacctccctgtttcttcttcttccctccatcctgctgcttcttctgcttcttggACGTCTCCACGTCAATAGGTGCAGGCTTCACAAACTTCAGCATCTCTGTCATACCTAAGAAAATAGGAGACGAATGAAAATTATGTCCACACACAGTTTATGGCAATACTAGTCATCAAATATGCATAGAACCAACTACAACTCGAGACATTTAGAAAAATAAGTACTCTGAGAAAGACAACCTTTCATGACCACCATCTTCCATGCATAGGACAAAAGTATTGCAGGCCCcttcacaaaaacaaaaaaaaaaaaaaaaaaactgtctctCACCTGGAGGCATGAAGTTCCGGAGTACCTCTGGAATGACGACACCCTCTTCGGTCTGGTACGTCTCCAGGATAGCACACATTACACGTGTGGTGGCACACATGGTTGCGTTGAGCATGTGCACATAGTCAGTCTGAAGAACACAGGAAGTGTGGTTTTAAAACTGGTTCAAATATTCCATCTTACTATGACTTTTTGATTATGGAAGCAAATCCATATTCTATTTTAAGACTGGGTACGCTCACCTTGTCCATCATCTTTTTGGTCTGTCCGTAGCGGATACGCAGCCGACGGGCCTGGTAGTCTAAACAGTTGGAGCAGGAGACCAGTTCTCTGAAGGCTGCGGAGCCTGGGAACCAGGCCTCCAAGTCCAGCTTCTTACTGGCTGCATGGTTCAGAGCACCTGGGtgggagcaga carries:
- the tmem106c gene encoding transmembrane protein 106C, which produces MGTQWSRSESDSSLLLVPEVGTGWQTGDDDDDSLDGLDRQEDIARFPYVEFTGRDSITCPTCQGTGHIPSEQVNELVALVPYNDQRLRPQRTKLYVVLSAVLCLLASSLVVFFLFPRSVMVEDDGIRSVTVQFDHINTKVLINMTSSLNFTNSNFFTVMVDSLSCQVLYMKTVIGTMQLDNVITIQPLSQTQVNFTVSVQISGSTSYVYAFCTMASIKVHNILVIMQTSVKTSYMMRTAQNTLEAYRYIDCGSNSTVHQPPRRLWQ